The window CTCAAGGTCGAGCCGACCACGATCAAGGACATCGTCGTGGTGGAGACGATCAAGGAAGGGCGGACGGTCTACCGGGCCGGCCGCTGATGCACTCCACCCGTCAGAACTTCTGGATCATGTCGAAACCGAGCATCGTCTGCTGGTTGCTGATGCCGTCGTTGTAGGGAGCCCGCGGGCCGCCGGACGGGCCGCCGAAGAAGTCCCAGCGGAAGGCCGGCCGCATCAGGAAGTTGCCCGTCGGCGTCCAGTTCGGCCCGACGGTCAGGGAGTAGAAGTTGCCCGGCAGGGGCACGTGGTTGGGATTGCTCGGGCGATTGAGGCCCACGCGGGTGCCGTCGGTGTCCTGGAACCACTCGAACCTCGCGCCCCAGGCCCAGGCGTCGCTGACGCGGTAGTACAGGTACTGGTCGATGCCGACCCACAGTGCCGTGCCGCCGTCGGCCAGCGCCTTGGCCTGCGTGCCGAGCCACTGGTGAAACAGGTACTCCCAGTTGTCGGTGGGGCGGTATTCGAGGATCCAGCTGTACCGCGTGCGGTTTGCCGACGTCAGCGGCGGCGCCGGCTGGAAGAGTGGCGAGAAGTCGTTGCCTTCGTCGCCGCTGATGATCGCAAATGTCGTCGCCGCCGTGTTGTCGTCGTTCCTGAGCCGGGCCCGGCCCAGGAAGTTCGCCTTGCTGTACGGGGATGCGAGCCCGTTCCAGCCGTTGACGAGGCCGGCATCGATCTCGAATCTGTCGGTCGCTTTCCAGTTGACGAGCCCACCCCAGTGGTTGAACGGGCCGGCGAACTGGTAGCTGTAGCTCTTCATGTAGAAAAAGTTGCCGACCGCCGGCACGCCCTCGTAGCCGACGATCGTGTAGAAGTGGCCGAGCTTGAGCGACAACTCTTGGCTGCCGACCTCGGCGTAGAGCTGCGGGATCGCCAGGCCGTAATACTCGCCGCTGTTCCAGTCGCGCGGTCCCGGGTTCGTCTCCCATCCCAGTGACATCGCCAGCGGGAAATCCTCGCCGTAAAGCAGGTCGGCGCGGCCGCCAATGCCGTTCGAACCGTCTCCCGGCAGCGTGCGTTCGGCAACGATGTACACCTGGTTCATCATCGCCTCGTTGGCGCGATCGACGGCGTTGTAGGGACCGTTGAACTTGCTGGCCGGCACGCCGAAGTTGCCGACGAAGCCGCCGTCGAGCCAGCCGTACACTCCCCCTTGCCCCGCGGCCCATTGCCCGGGCTCCCCGAACAGGAACCAGTCCTGACCGGAGGGGATGATGCCCGTCATCACCTCGTCGACGAGGACTGGATCGGAGGCCTCGAAGCCGCCTGCCTGGCCCGGCTGGCCGACGAAAGCGGGTTCCGCACCGGAGGCCGGCGTGGCCGCCAGGAGGCCGGCGGCGAGGAGGGCCCGAATGAACGTCACACGGGCCGTGATGGTGCGCATGGCTGGTCTCCGAACGATGCCCGGGGCTCTTTCTCGGCAGGCACTCGCTCCGGCGGCACGCCCCCATGCGCCGGTCGGACTTCGGTATCGGCAGCGGCACCCGTCTCCGGTCGTGCCGGCACCACGACCACGCAGCGTCGCCGGCGTCCTCGCTGGGTCACGCGATCCGAACAGCCGGGCCGACCTTCCCCGTTTGCCGTGCCGGGACCCTGCCTTGCCGATCTTCCATGCAGTCGTGGACAGAATCCGCGCCGGGCCGACATCCGGTCCGCGTTGACCACGATCGGCGGGCCGCGCCGACGCCGGGTACACTCGACCGCCGGGCCGCCTGCCCGGCTCCAGCCCCCGCACAGTCCACTAGAACCAGACAGGGACTCTGATGCGGTGTATCTCCCTCCGTACCTCCCTGATCGTCACCGCGGCATGCCTGTGGGCCGGCGTCGCCTGGGCGCTGATCAACCCTCGGTTCACCCCCAAGGAACTGTTCAAGCAGTCGCAGATGATCCTCGTGGTGGACGTCAAGGAGGGGAATGCGAGAGACGAGTATCTCCTGACGACGCGGGATGTGCTCAAGAAGGGCACGACCGACGAGAAGGTCATCCGGCTTGACATCTCCAAGGCCCGCGACGAGCGGGCCGCCGATTTGTTTCGCAGGCTGGCCGCCAGCGGCAGGCCTGGGCTGTTCTTCGTGGGCGAATACGGGAGTAACCCCGGCGGCCCTGCACGGTGGGTGACGTCAACAACGACGGCCGCCAGGACGTTCTCATCGCCTACGACACCACCAGCCCGGTCACCTACTTCGGCCGCGGCTTCCTCAGTTTCGGCCATTGTCACTCGATCGACGTCGCCGAGAACAACAGCCTGCCGGCCGCCAACAACGCCCGGGACGGCGTGCAGTCCGCCTGCCTGGCGGATCTCGACGGCGATGGCGCCCAGGATCTCGCCCTCGCCCTGGCAGCGGGGGAGATCTGGGTGCTGTTCCGGGAGAACGCTGCCAAGGACGCGTTGATGGTCGTGGCCGACCTGCCGATCGACGGGCCGGCCCGGTGGCCGGTGGCCGTCACGGGCTGGATCGGCGAGCGCTGCCTCGGTGCCTGGAACGTGTCGCCCGGCACCGGTCCGGCCTGCTTCGGCCGCACCGAACCGGGGCCCATCACGCTCAGGTGGCGGCTGCCGGGGGGCCAGCCGCAGTCGCGGGAGGTCGTGATCGAGCAGGGGGGCACCGTCCGGGCTCCCCTGCGCTGACACCGCGCGAACCGGCAGCGCCGGCGCCTGCATCCTCTGCCCCGCTTACCCGCCCGACCGTCGGACTGGCTGCGGTTTTCGTGCAATCCCCGCCAGAAGTCCCGCGACTGGACGCCGGGCGGTTGCGGAACCGATTCTGTTCCCGGGCATCACGGGCGGGAGTGATCATGTTGCTCCGGACGCATGCACGGTGTTTCGCCATCGCGGCTCTCGGGCTGGCCTGCGCTGGCTGGTGCATCCCCGCCGTTGGTCGGGGGCGGGCCGGGGGTGAGGAACTGGAAACGGACCGCGACTCGTTCACGTTCGCCCCGACCACGGCCGGCGCGGGGCTCTCCATTCTCGAGGCATCGTATTCGTTCATCGAGAATCGCACCGCGCCGCAGGCCCACAGCTTCCCGGAAATCCTCCTGCGCCGGGGCGTCGGCGAGAAGGTCGAGGCGCGCCTGGGATTCAACTACGAGGCCGGCGGACCGGGCCTCGTCTCCGGCAGTGAGTTCGGCGGCGAGGACATCGAGACCGAGGACGAGAGCCGCGTGCTCTACGGGGTGAAGGTCGAAACCAGCGACCAGCGCGGCTGGTTGCCGAGGTCGTCGGTGCTGCTCCAGGGGTTCACGCCCGTCTCCGGTCCGTCGAACAAGTCCACGCTCATGCTCGGCGAGGCGTTCGGCTGGCGGTTCGCCAATGGCTGGGAATGGACGTCGGCCGTCCGCTACGGCACCGGCTTCGAGGCAGCCGACGCCTTCAACCAGTGGGCACCGTCGAGCGTGCTCAAGATTCCGGTCGGCGAACGCTGGAACGTCCATGCCGAGTACTTCGCGATCCTTTCCTCCGGCAAGGAGACCCCGCTCAACGTCCAGTACGCGAGCTTCGGCGGCCACGTCCTCGCCACCGAGAATCTCGAACTCGGCCTGCGCGTCGGCTGGGGGCTGAACGACACGTCGCCGGCGTTCTTCACCAACGTCGGCGTCGGCTGGAGGTACTGACCGTACCCGCACCGCCGGCACCGCGCCGCGCGGCCGTTGCCCGGGCCGTACCGCCGACGGTAGCATCATGCCCATGATTTCCTTCGACGATTTCGACGCCTGGGGGGAGGCCGTCAGCGGCGCGAGCCTGCGGCTCGTCTGCGACGCGGTCGAGGTGCCGCACTGGTCGCTGGGGATCCTCGATCTCGGCGGCGTGGTGCTCCAGATGGCGACGGAGGGCGGGGGCAATCTGTGCTACGGCGTCAACACGCACGCCGGACCGCTCCTCTTCGTGCCCCTGAGCCACGCCGCTGGGCACGTCGTCAACGGCGTGAGGCTCGACGAGGAGTCGCTGTTCGCCATTCCGCAGGGGGCCGACTTCAGCATCCACGTCCGCCACCGCGCCCACGCCTGGTGCTCCATCGCCCTGCCCGACGGCACCGACGTGACGGCCTGCGGCGCGGGCGGCAGCGCGCGGATCGCCTCTCCCGGCGCCGCGCTGCCGAAGCTGCGCGGCCTCGTCGGCTCGATCTTCTCCGCCCTCGAGGGAACGCCGGCGGGAACGCGGGCCCATCGGCTGGCCGGGCTCGAACTCGCCAGCGCGGCGCGGGCCTGCCTGCCGGCCGTCGCGCCGGTCCGGCGGCGCCTGGGCCGGCCGCAGGTCGACCGCAAGACCATCATTCGCCGTTCGATGGCGGTGATCGAGGAGGCCGCGACGCTGCCGACGGCGGCCGAACTGGCCCGCGAATCCGGCGTCACCGGCCGGACGTTGATTCGCGCCTTCCAAGAGACCTTCGGCACGCCGCCGAAACGCTACCTCCTGCTTCACGAACTGCACCGCATCCGCCGGGTGCTCGTCGCCGGAACCCCGGCGGACGTCACGGTGGCCGACGTTCTCGTTCGCAACGGCATCTGGGAGTTCGGCCGGTTCGCGGGACGCTACCGGCAGCGGTTCGGCGAGTCCCCTTCCGAGACGCTCCGTCGCGCCCGGGCCTGAGCCGGCCCGGGCGCCGCCGCATCCGCGGGATCAGCGGCCCGTCTGCGACCCGGCGTTCACCGCCTCCATCACCCGGTTGAGGTTGAAGCTCCCCGGCTTCTGCCGCGGCGGAAACTCCTTGAAGCTCTGCAGCCAGTTCCCCACGTAGGCCGTGGCCGGGGCGATGGCGAACATGTGCTCCAGGTACCAGCGCTGGTAGTCCATGCCGATCTCCTGCGCGAGCTCGAACGGATCCATCCGCAGGTTGACGAGCGTCGGCGCCCGCAGCTCCACGAACGGCTGCTGCCAGACGTGCATGCCGTGGGCCTTCTGCTCGAGGAACGTCAGCTTCCAGTTCTCGTACCGCAGGGCCGCGACGCTGCCGTCGTCGGTCCAGTAGATGAACTCCTTCCGCGGCCACTCCGCCTGGCCGCGGAGCGCCGGGCCGAGATCGTAGCCGTCGAGGTGCACCTTGTAGGCGCGGTCGCCGATCGTCCGCCCCTTCTTCAGGTCATCCTTCGCGGTCGTGTCGCCGGCCGCGGCACAGAGCGTGGCCAGCATGTCCTCGTGGGCGCCGATGTCGTTGATCACGGTGCCGGGCTTGATGACGCCGGGCCAGCGGATGGCACACGGCACGCGGTAGCCCCCTTCCCACTGCGTGTTCTTCTCGCCGCGGAACATCGTCGTGCCGCCGTCGGGCCAGGTGAAGGCCTCGGCGCCGTTGTCGGTGGAGTACATGACGATCGTGTTCTCGGTGAGGCCGAGGCTCTCGAGCCTGGCGAGCACCGCGCCGACCTGCCGGTCATGCTCGACCATACCGTCGGCGTAGATGCCGAGGCCGGTCTTTCCCCCCACGCCCTGCTTGAGGTGGGTGAAGATGTGCATCTTGGTGGAGTTCCACCAGATGAAGAACGGCTTGCCGGCCTTGTGGGCCTTGTCCATGAAGGCGAACGTCTTGTCGTTGACCTCCTCGTCGATCGTCTCCATGCGCTTGCGGGTCAGCGGTCCGGTGTCGGTGATCCGGCCGTCGGCGAAGGAGTGGATCACGCCGCGCGGGCCAAACCGCTTCTTGAACTCCGGGTTCTTCGGGTAGTCGGGATGCTCCGGCTCCTCCTCGGCGTTGAGGTGGTAGAGGTTGCCGAAGAACTCGTCGAAGCCGTGGTTCGTGGGCAGCATCTCGTCGCGGTCGCCGAGGTGGTTCTTGCCGAACTGGCCGGTCATGTAGCCCCGGGCCCGGAGCAGCGTGGCGATCGTCGGATCCTCCTTCTTCATTCCCTCCGGGGCGCCGGGCAGGCCGACCTTCGTCAGTCCGGTGCGGATCGGCGACTGCCCCGTGATGAAGGCGGCCCGGCCCGCGGTGCAGCTCTGCTGGCCGTACCAGTCGGTGAACATCGCCCCGTCGCGGAAGATGCGGTCGATGTTGGGCGTCTTGTAGCCCATCATCCCGTGGTTGTAGGCGCCGACGTTGAACTGCCCGATGTCGTCCCCCCAGATGACGAGGATGTTGGGCTGGCGCGGCGGGTCGGCGGCGATCGCGACGGGAATGGAAAGACCGACGGCGACCAGCGCGGCGATGCAGGCACGGCTGATGCGGACAAGAGGCTGCGATGACATGAACTGTGGTTCTCCGGTGTGAGGCGACATCATGGGGCAGAGACGCCGTTCCCGCCATGCAGGATTCGACAAAACGACGATTCATCGCCGACGCTCGTCGCCGTTTCAGCGCGGCGGGTGGGCCGGGAAGTCGGTGTACCCGGCGGCGCCCGTCGGAGCGTACCAGGTGGCCATCGCGGCCGGCTCGGCGAGCGGCCAGCCGCGGCGACACCG of the Planctomycetia bacterium genome contains:
- a CDS encoding arylsulfatase; the encoded protein is MSSQPLVRISRACIAALVAVGLSIPVAIAADPPRQPNILVIWGDDIGQFNVGAYNHGMMGYKTPNIDRIFRDGAMFTDWYGQQSCTAGRAAFITGQSPIRTGLTKVGLPGAPEGMKKEDPTIATLLRARGYMTGQFGKNHLGDRDEMLPTNHGFDEFFGNLYHLNAEEEPEHPDYPKNPEFKKRFGPRGVIHSFADGRITDTGPLTRKRMETIDEEVNDKTFAFMDKAHKAGKPFFIWWNSTKMHIFTHLKQGVGGKTGLGIYADGMVEHDRQVGAVLARLESLGLTENTIVMYSTDNGAEAFTWPDGGTTMFRGEKNTQWEGGYRVPCAIRWPGVIKPGTVINDIGAHEDMLATLCAAAGDTTAKDDLKKGRTIGDRAYKVHLDGYDLGPALRGQAEWPRKEFIYWTDDGSVAALRYENWKLTFLEQKAHGMHVWQQPFVELRAPTLVNLRMDPFELAQEIGMDYQRWYLEHMFAIAPATAYVGNWLQSFKEFPPRQKPGSFNLNRVMEAVNAGSQTGR